A window of Salvelinus alpinus chromosome 31, SLU_Salpinus.1, whole genome shotgun sequence contains these coding sequences:
- the LOC139561137 gene encoding equilibrative nucleoside transporter 2-like, with protein MKNRTDAPRDRGWLVGITFFILGLGTLLPWNFFMTASMYFNRRLNKEEWSNGTVVAQKEYYFNNWMTLLSQLPLLLCTLLNSFFYQRISEMVRIAGSLVFILVLFILTAILVKVPMEEDRFFSVTMATIWFINSFGAVLQGSLFGLVGLLPQRYSAVFMSGQGLAGTFAALAMLVSIASDTDPETAALGYFITPCVGTLLTLLSYLLLPRLEFARFYLDKSRSYEVETTDELLKESGTEQNGKLNGKANGSLANGDASGEEVEVEGGSPKHNFLPLEQAEDRDRKSTVMEVFKKIWVMAFCVVFVFTVTLAVFPAITVDVKTIYPGKWESYFISVCCFLIFNVCDWIGRTVTSLFQWPPKESRLFPVLVVSRVVFVPLLMFCNVQSRSYLPVLFSHDAAFAFIMMLFSLSSGYCVCLSMSYAPQLVASKDAETAGALMTFFLGLGLSIGAGLSFLLRLLV; from the exons ATGAAGAACCGGACAGACGCCCCGCGTGATAG GGGCTGGTTGGTGGGGATCACCTTCTTCATTCTGGGCCTCGGGACACTGCTACCATGGAATTTCTTTATGACCGCCTCCATG TATTTCAATAGACGCCTCAACAAGGAAGAATGGAGCAACGGCACGGTGGTGGCCCAGAAAGAGTACTACTTCAACAACTGGATGACTCTGCTGTCCCAGCTCCCCCTGCTGCTCTGCACTCTGCTCAACTCCTTCTTCTATCAGCG gATATCGGAGATGGTGCGGATAGCGGGCAGCCTGGTCTTCATCCTCGTCCTCTTCATCCTCACTGCCATCCTGGTCAAGGTCCCTATGGAGGAGGACCGCTTCTTCTCTGTTACCATGGCTACCATCTGGTTCATCAACT cGTTTGGAGCGGTGTTACAGGGCAGTCTGTTTGGCCTGGTGGGCTTGCTGCCTCAGAGGTACAGCGCTGTGTTTATGAGTGGCCAGGGGCTGGCCGGCACCTTCGCCGCTCTCGCCATGCTGGTTTCCATAGCCA GTGACACAGACCCTGAGACGGCTGCGTTGGGTTACTTCATCACTCCTTGTGTAGGAACCCTGCTCACTCTCCTCAGCTACCTCCTCCTGCCTCGCCTG GAGTTTGCCCGGTTCTACTTGGACAAGAGCAGGAGCTATGAGGTGGAGACCACAGACGAGCTGCTGAAAG AGAGTGGCACGGAGCAGAACGGCAAGCTGAATGGCAAGGCCAACGGCTCATTGGCCAATGGTGATGCCAGCGGcgaggaggtggaggtagaggggggcaGTCCTAAGCATAACTTCCTACCCCTGGAGCAGGCTGAGGACAGGGACCGGAAGTCCACCGTCATGGAGGTGTTTAAAAAG ATATGGGTGATGGCGTTCTGTGTGGTTTTTGTCTTCACCGTCACCCTCGCTGTGTTTCCTGCCATCACTGTGGACGTCAAAACCATATACCCTGGGAAATGGG AGTCCTATTTTATCTCAGTGTGTTGCTTCCTCATCTTCAACGTGTGTGACTGGATCGGCAGAACCGTCACCAGCCTGTTCCAATGG CCTCCCAAGGAGAGTCGTCTGTTCCCGGTGCTGGTGGTCTCCAGGGTGGTGTTTGTTCCCCTGCTGATGTTCTGTAACGTTCAGAGCCGCTCCTACCTCCCCGTCCTCTTCTCCCACGACGCTGCCTTCGCCTTCATCATGATGCTCTTCTCCCTCTCCAGCGGCTACTGCGTCTGCCTGTCAATGTCCTACGCCCCACA